The following is a genomic window from SAR202 cluster bacterium.
CTCGGCGCGCCGTGACGGCGAAATGCGCAAGCCCGTCCTGACCCTGAGGTATGCGTTCTATTGCATTGAGGACGACATCGAGGTCAGGATCAACGGACGTCCGCTCAAGAAGGCTGACGCGGAGATCACGGACGAGCGCGCTCTCCAGATCCCGGTGCAGCTCGCAGGCGGCATGAGCGTCCAGGCGCCGCTCGGGTTTTCCGCCCACTGGTTCCGGTGGAAGCTGGAGCTGGACGATGTGAAGACCGGCAGCAACCGCATCGAAGTGCAGGTCAAGAAGACCGACAAGCGCGCCGGTTTCACACGCAGCCTTATCGGCGTGGAGATACTTACCCGCTTCAAAGACTTCGTGCGACCGGAAGCGTTCGACATGCACCGCGTGGCGCCGAAGTCCGGGTAATACGGGCGTAATGGCGGCCGGCATTGGAGCGCTGGCATTTGTAAGGCTAAGGGGCAGGAAGCGAGCCGCGTAGTTCCGGTTAACAGCATCCAAGAGGGGCCACGAGTATTCGCGGCCCCTTTTCTTTTGGCCCCAACACCTCCAAGATTACTTTTAACCATGATGGTTGACGGAGGATGAGATGGCCCCAACGGTCCGGTTCCTGGGAGCGGCGCAAAACGTCACCGGCTCATGCTACCTAGTGGAGACCAACGGCAGCCGCGTTCTGGTTGACTGCGGCATGTACCAGGAGCGCGAGCTGAGATCCAGGAACTGGGACCCCTTTCCAGTGCCGCCTGGCACAATCGACGCTATCGTGCTCACCCATTCTCACATAGACCATAGTGGGCTGATTCCGAAGCTTGTGCGGGACGGCTTCAAGGGCAGGATATTCTGCACGCCGGCGACTGCCGAGATCGCAAAGATCATGCTGCTTGACTCCGCCGAAGTGCAGGAGGAGGACGCGGCGTACAAAAAGCGCCGCCACCAGCGCGAAGGGCGGACCGGCCCCTACCCTGAGATACCGCTGTACACCCGGCGGGACGCGCTGGACAGCTACAAGCTGTTCGAGCCGTCGCACTACGGCTTGTGGACCAGCGTAGCCCCCGGTATCGAGGCGGTGTTGTACGACGCAGGCCACGTGCTGGGCTGCGCGTTCGTCCGCCTGGAGGTCGGGACGAAGGGCAGCCGCCGGTCCATAGTCTTCTCAGGCGACGTGGGACGCTTTGACAAGCCCGTGCTTGCAGACCCTTCGGCGCCGGGGCCAGCGGACTACATCGTCGTGGAGTCCACGTACGGAGACCGGCTGCATAATGAGGCGCGGGACCTAAATGCGGCCCTCGTGGAGGTCATCAACTCAACGGTCGAGAAGGGAGGCAATCTTCTGATCCCCAGCTTCGCGCTGGAGAGGACGCAGGACCTGATTTTCCGCATGAAGCGGCTGCTCGCGGAGAAGCGGATACCCGAAATGATGGTGTTCCTGGACAGCCCAATGGCCGCGCGGATCACCGAGGTATTCGAGGACCATCCGGAGTACCTGGACGAAGATGTGAGGGAGCTGTTCAGCGATGGCGGCTCGCCTTTCGATTTCCCTGGGCTTGTTACCGTGAGGAACCCGGAGACATCGAAGTCCATAAACAAGATCAGGGGCAGCGTGGTGATCATCGCGGGGGCGGGCATGTGCACCGGAGGAAGGATCAAGCACCACCTGACGACGAACATCTCGAGGCCCGAGAGCACCATTATGTTCGTCGGGTACCAGGCGGAGGGGACGCTTGGAAGGCAGATACTGGACGGAAACCCGGAAGTGCGCGTCCTGGGCAACATGTACCCGGTGCGGGCGAGGATAATAGCCCTCCAGGGGTTCTCTGCGCACGCCGACCGGGATGAGCTGCTGCGGGGTGGTTGGCCGGGTTTTCCGCGCTGCCGAAGCGGGTGTTCATCACTCACGGAGAGCGCTCCGCCGGAGAGGCGTTCGCCTAAGCCGTGCGTCAGCGGTTCGGATGGCCGGTGGCGGTCCCGGCGTACGGTGAGAGCGCGCCGCTGGACTGAGCCGTCGGGTTGAACGGCCAGGCAATTGTATATACAATAGGTACATACATCGGACTTTGAGTGGGACGAGCAGAAAAGAGCCACGAACCAGATAAAGCACGGCGTCGATTTTGCGGGCGCCGCAGCGATCTTCGACGGCCCCATCACGCGCCGCGTCGACAACCGATTGGACTACGGTGAGAAGAGATATGTCGCCACGGGGGCAGCCGGCACGGCCATTCTTGCGGTGGTCTATACAATGCGCGGAGATATCTGCCGAATCATATCTGCCAGAAAGGCCCATGGGGATGAAAGACAACGTTACCAGGATGCGGTCGGACGAGGCGAAGCAAAGCGATACGACCGATTGGGAAAGGATTAAGCGGCTGACCGACGAGGAGATCGCCGCTGCGGTTGCTTCGGATCCGGACGCGGCTCCCATAGACCATGCTTTCTGGGAAAGCGGATTCGAAGTCATACTCCCCGATCCAAAGAGGCCGGTCTCCCTTCGCCTGGACGCCGATGTGGTGGACTGGTTCCGGCGCGGCGGCCGCGGCTACCAGACGCGCATCAACGCCGTGCTGAGGTCCTATGTTTCAGCGCAGATAGAGCGCGAAAAGCGTGCCGTGGCTAAGAAGAAGACTGTTCGCAAGTCCGCATAGACCCAGGCGGAGTGATCCCCGTCGCGCCCTCGGGACTGGATAACGCCTGCCGCGTGCTGTAAAATCCTCGCGAACATCACCTCCAAAGGAGACTCACGTGAATCGCGAGGAGATCAAGAAGCTGATACGCGGCACGCCCGCGACGGTGCCCACGCCGTTTGACGACAAATACCAGGTCGACTACGCGAAGCTGACCGACCTCACCAAGTGGTGGGTGGAGCAGGGCCTCGGAACGGACGTCGCGCCGATCAAGACCTCTGCCGCGATGGGCGAGGGCCCCGACCTGAACGACGAGGAGTGGCCAGCCATTCTCCGGACGGTGGTCAATGCCGCCCCGCGCGGCACGAAGGTCATCTGCGCACTAAAGACGAAGAATACGCTGCACACTATCGAGGACGCCAAGCGCGCAGCGGACCTGGGGGCCATCGGACTGCAGATAGACCTGCCGATCTTTCACCACTCCAACCAGGATGACTACGTCCGCTACTTCACGGATATCTCCGACAAGATCGATATCGGAATCATGATCTATAACACATGGTGGTTCGGATGCGAGCACCTCGAACCCGACACCATCCTGCGCCTCAAGGATGCCGAGCACGTCACCGCGATCAAGTGGTCCGCCCCCCAGGGCAAGAACTACGACGACATGACAAAGTTCTCGGGTATATTCAACGTCATCGACAACTCCGGCCAGGCAGTGCGCGCCCACAAGAACGGCGGGCGCGGCTACATCAGCGCCACGATCGCGGCCTACCCGAAGTTCGACCTCGAGGTCTGGAAGCTGCTGGAGGCCAAGAAGTACGACGAGGCCCAGGCCATGCTGGACAAGTACCGCACCCCGTGGTCGGAGTGGGCCAAGAAGGCCTCGGCGAAGTCCGGCGGCTACCGGCAGATAAAGGGCCTCATGAGGGCCATCGGGAAGCCGGCAGGCGACCCTCGCCCGCCGACGCTCCCCTGCAGCGAGGAAGAGGTTGCGGACCTGAAGAAGGTCCTCAAGGGCATGGGCTGGATCAAGTAAGAATCGCCCGCGATTGGGGGCCCCGGTCTTCGGGGCCCTTTTTGTTGAATACGTCCCTCAGGAGGCAGTCGATGGGTAAGAACATCCCGCTGGACGCGCCGCAGCTCACCTGGCAGGGCGCAATGTCGCCGCCGCCTATCGCCGGCAAGCAGATCGACCTTCTCCTGCCGGTGCCGCATATCTGGGAGGCGACGAAGCTCCTGCTGGAGGGCAACTCCCGGATGCAGGAGGTCGTGGACGCGTTCAGGATGCGCCGGCCTATCGACGGCGTGGTGTTCGAGGAGGACGGCTTCCGGGTGACTGCGCACCACAATACGCACGTCGGCGCGCCGAGGCCTGGGCAGCCGTGGGAGTCGTTCTCCTATCGCTTCGAGGCCGACGGGCAGTCGATCGTCTACTCCGGCGACATCGGCCGGCCGGAGGATGTCACGCCGCTCATCGAGCAAGGGTGCGACATGCTCCTGATGGAGTGCGGCCACCACTCCGTGGAGGAGGTCTGCGAGTACGGCAAGCGGACGCTGGACAGGAAGTCGCGCATGGCCCTGCTCCACCACGGCCGGGCGGTTGTCGCCGCCCCTCCGGGGGAGCTCCGCAAGGGTAAGGCGATACTGGGCGAGCGCGCCTTCTACGCCACCGAGGGGATGAGCCTCTTCCTGTAGACAGATGCAATCGCAAAAGGCAGATACATGAAGATCACGTTCATAGGCACATCCGCGGGCACCGAACCGATGGCCGGCAAGCGACACAGCTCTTTTGCTGTCGAGTACCGTGGCGCGGTCTACTGGTTCGATACCGGCGAGGCCTGCGCTTACCACGGGTACCTGGCCGGCATCGACATCATGGCGACGCGGGCCATCTTCATCACGCACCGCCACACCGACCACACCGGCGGGCTGCCGATGCTCGTCTGGAACATCCGCAAGCTGAACAACACGTCGAAAGACCCGGCAGGCAGGATCAGCAACAAGCACTTCCGGCTCATACTGCCCGTCCCGCACATCTAAGACGCGACGAAGCTGCTGCTGGAGGGCAGCACGGGACTTGAGCCGGTCGTCGCGGCCTTCGACGTGGAGCGCCCGAAGGACGGTGTCGTGTTCGACGAGAACGGCTTCCGCGTCACCGCGCACCACAACATGCACGTCGGCGCGCCGAAGCCAGGACAGCCATGGGAGTCGTTCTCCTACCGCTTCGAGGCGGACGGCCACGCAGTGGTATACTCGGGCGACGTGGCGCACCCGGAGGATGTGGACCCGCTGGTGGCGCAGGGCTGCGACCTGCTTCTAATGGAGACCGGCCACCACACCGTAGAGGCCGTGGGGCAGTACGCGGCGCGCGTGCTACCAAAGGGAGCGCGGCTCGGCTACCTGCACCACGGTCGCGCCGTAATGGCCGACCGCGCGGGCGAGCTACGGAAGGCAAAGGCGATCATGGGCGAGCGCGCCTTCTTCACAGAAGAGGGCATGGTGATGGAGATTGGGACTGGATCAGTGTAGTCGCGCGATTTATCGCGCCCGGATTGTTCGCCAGCCAGCCAGTAGAAAACGCATGCGCGATGAATCGCGCGACTACAAATACGTTCGGAGTACAAGACTGTGAAAGCATCGATGTGCACGTATCCATGGGACGTGGCGGATGAGGGCATTGATAACGCCCTGGACAGTATCCAGCAGGTGGCGGGGATGAACGACCTAACCCTAGCGATCAGCTACCACATCGCCACGTACATGCTGCCGCGCAACCCGAAACGACAGCTTTACTACGGCGAGGACGGGATGCTGCTGTTCCAGCCGGATATGAAGCGCTACTCCGGCCGCATAAAGCCGCGCATCAGCGAGGTGGTGGACGGCCCCGACTTCCTGAAGCGGCAGACGGACCGCATCCGCGAGCGCGGGATGACGTTGACGGCGTGGATGGTCTACGCCTACAACCACCACCTGGCGCGCACGTTCCGCGACTGCGCAAAGAAGGACGCGCTGGGCAACCCGTACCTGTCACAGCTATGCGTCGGCAACCCGAATGTGCGGAGCTACTTCCTCACTCTCACGACCGAGATGATGGAGAAGTTCACGCCGGAGTGCGTTGTCCTGGAGACGCTCAGCTACCGCGAGTTCGAGTACGGGCTGCTGAACCCCAAGATCAACGCGCTCACGCCGTGGCACCGCTTCCTGCTGGGGCTGTGCATGTGCGAGCACTGCACCACCCTTGCCACGAAGCGCGGGATGGACGGCCCCGCGTTTCGCGCAGAAGTGGCGGCTGCCCTGCGCCGGGAGCTGCAGCAGCTGCCCACGGAACAGCAGATGGCCGCCGCTGTAACCCCGGAGCGCATCGGCAACGCGTTTGGAGGCAGGCTCAAGAAGTTCATTGACGCACGTACACACGTGGCGTCGTCGCTTTATGAAGAGGTCGCGAAGATCGTGAAGAACGGCAAGGCAGAGGTGAGGAGCACGCTCTACACCGAGGCGAATGTGCCTGTGACAGGCCTCTCCCCTGCCCGCATTGACCCTCTGAACAGCCGCCCCACCGTGCAGCCCGGGGCGGACAACGTCCGCTCGCAGTCGAAGCTCACGCGCTGGACGCCGTACCTTGCGATGGACCCTTCGCAACACAAGTCAAAAGCCGATTTCGCGAAAGTGCTATCGGACTGCATCGACGTTGGCATACAGGGTTTCCACATCTACAACTACGGGCTGCTCCGCAAGGAGGAACTGGAGTGGGTGGGAGCCACCAGGGACCTGTGGGCGGGGAAGTAGCCGCGTTTGCAGGACCAACGGCGTTTCAAATACCATTTAGCCTGTCGTCTAACGTCAACTGGAAGGCATAGCAACATATGAAGGTCAAGCTACTCGACTACGAGCGGTCGTTTATTGTCTTTGAAAGCCACTTTGTGAAATTCCCGCCCAAGACGGTGTCGGACCTGAGGCAGCAGGCGCACAACCGGGCGCGCATCAAGATCGACAGCCTGTGCCGTATTACGGACGCGAAGGGCGTTACCCGCGAGTACTACCTGGGAGAGTCGTGCAAGACCGAGCGCGTGGGCGTCGGGAAGGACGTTGGGCTATTCACGCAGCCGAACGCGGACTTCCGGCCCGTGATGTCCACGGAAGATTCGATCTTCATCAAGAGCTGGGACAAGAACGACAAGGGCGTCATGCTGCAGCCTCCGTCCCTTGGGCCGCAGACGGAGCGGCAGTCGGTCATCACGAAGGACGCGTTCTGGAAGTACTGCTTCGTCATCAAGCACCGCGAGGCCGATCTGCTGGAGGATGCTCCGGCGATCATCAAGGCGTCCGACGACGGCCGCCCCGTCTTCGCCCGCACCGAGTTCGAGAAGGACGGCTACAAGATATTGCTGGAGTACCCCGTCAAGACGTTGAACGTGAGCGAGGAGCACACGGCATTCCAGACAGACACGGGCCCCGTCCTGTTCCCGGACTTCAGCAAGCCGGTAACGAGGACCGCGCAGGGCTTCTACCTGGCGTTCATCGCGTACAACAAGTCCGATTGGGCGGAGTTCATTGTCAACCGGCCCACGCCCATCGCGCCCGGCGTATCGGTCAACCACTATTCCGAGAACGCCTGGATAGACAAGTGCAAGAACACCCTGTACGCGATAGACTGACGGAGCGTGCTCGCACTTGCCTGAGCTGATCTACCTCGAAATAGAGCAGAACCCCAACTGCGACTACATGCCGATGCAGGTTTACGACCCCCACCTGGAGGCCGTGCCGGTGCGGCGCGTTCGCATCGAGGACCCCGGCCACCCGTTCGGGGTGTACGAGGTGACGGGCTGGAGCTCCGAGCGCGGCGGCACGCCCTGCCCCGCCATGTACGCGCCGATCATGGACTCCGGCGCGGCGGAGGCGCACCTGGTCTACGGCGGCGACTGGGGCGTGCGCCTCCGTCCTGAAGGCAGCAACGAACCGTGGGACGTATCGAGCCCACGGCAATGGGGCGAGCCGTACGTGATACGGCTCAACAAGGCGGATATTCTGCCTACTTGAACGCGACCACGGGCGTGATCTGCTTCACCTCAGCCTTTGCCACCTTGATCCCCATGGCGCCGTGGGAATCGATCACAGCCTGAGCGTTAGGGGCGTCCGTAAGGCACCAGCCCTCACCTTCGCCCATCAGCACGTTGATGGGCTTGACGCCGAACTGGTCCTTCTTGCCGGCCTGCAGGTTAGATTTGATCTGCCCTGCCAACTCGGCGGGCATCTGCGCGCGCATCTGGTGGTGGTCCATAAAGTTGGGCATAGACGCGTCTCCTTGAGCGAATTACTCACGGGACCGGGGACGGTTTCCCGCCGCTCCGGGGCCAGTGGCTGCTGAGGAAAAGTGGGGCCTTACGTCTACATCGGCCTGCTCACCCACGGGTCGGGGCCGGGTCCGTTGCCTTCCAATGCCGCCTTCAGGCGGCCTGTGTAGTGCACCCAGCCCTGGAGGTGGCGATCGGCGGCGGCGGCTGGCAGGCCGGTGTGGCGCAGGCGCAAGATCGTCCCGCCGCAGTCCGGCGTCAGCGTGACCTCCACCGTGCTCGAGCCCGGAGGGATCGGGCTCCCTTCGTCCTCCCACCCCCATGTGAACACGATCTTCGTGAAAGGCGTGACCTCAACGTACTCACCGCGGACGATATCGCGTCCCGTGACGTTCACCCTGTAGGCGCCGCCGGGGCGAGGGTCCATCGTCGCCTCGGTCCCCTTCCATCGCATCAACTTCACGGGGTCCGTGAAGAACGGGAAGATGGTCTCCGGCCGCGCGTCGATTCTCACGACCTGCTCAACGACGTTACTCGCCTGTCTTTGCACGCTTGCGCAGTCTCCCTTCGTCGGCCTCGGCTTCCAGCTTCAGAAGCTGGAGATTATCGCTCCAGTAGCTTTCCAGGTAAGCCCTGATCTCTTGCATCCCCTCGGGTCGCGTACGGTAGATGCGCTTCGTGCCCTCGCGGCGGACAGTCACCAGGCGCGCCTCGGCAAGCACCTGGAGGTGCTGCGATATCGCCGGGCGGGTAACGTCCGGGAAGTTGGAAGAGATGTCCCCCGCCGCCATCTCCTCATCGCGGAGAAGTCGCAGGATCTCCATGCGCCGGGGGTCTGAGATTGCCTTCAGGGCGAGCTCGATCATGGCCCGTATGTTAGCACACGCTTACGTAAGCGTCAACTAACGTTATCTTCGGGTTTGCGGTAACACAATCTTCGCCCGGATGGTTCTTCACGGCCTCCGCGCGAGGGCGAGGCCCCAGACGGAGGCCGCGCCGGCCTTCTTGAGCGCGCCGGCGGCGGAGCTCATGGTTGAGCCCGTGGTGACGACGTCGTCGACCAGGAGGACGCGCAGGCCGCGGGCGTCCCCATTGCAGGCAAAAGCGCCGCGGATGTTTTCGCGGCGGTCCTTGTCTGTCTCGAGGCTCACCTGCGGCGCCGTGTTTTTGACGCGGGAAAGGAGCGCGGCGTTCACTGGCGTGCCGGTGACCTTCGACAGTTCCTTCGACATCAGCTCGGCCTGGTTGTAGCCGCGGTGGCGCAAGCGCGAAGGGTGCAACGGGATGGGTAGGATGACGTCCGCCGGGATGGGCTGCTCCGCCAGGTGCTCCGCGAGGAGCGCGCCGATGTGGGGGGGCGTAGGACCGCAGGTT
Proteins encoded in this region:
- a CDS encoding BrnT family toxin, with the protein product MKHGVDFAGAAAIFDGPITRRVDNRLDYGEKRYVATGAAGTAILAVVYTMRGDICRIISARKAHGDERQRYQDAVGRGEAKRYDRLGKD
- a CDS encoding dihydrodipicolinate synthase family protein, translating into MPRAVKSSRTSPPKETHVNREEIKKLIRGTPATVPTPFDDKYQVDYAKLTDLTKWWVEQGLGTDVAPIKTSAAMGEGPDLNDEEWPAILRTVVNAAPRGTKVICALKTKNTLHTIEDAKRAADLGAIGLQIDLPIFHHSNQDDYVRYFTDISDKIDIGIMIYNTWWFGCEHLEPDTILRLKDAEHVTAIKWSAPQGKNYDDMTKFSGIFNVIDNSGQAVRAHKNGGRGYISATIAAYPKFDLEVWKLLEAKKYDEAQAMLDKYRTPWSEWAKKASAKSGGYRQIKGLMRAIGKPAGDPRPPTLPCSEEEVADLKKVLKGMGWIK
- a CDS encoding MBL fold metallo-hydrolase; this translates as MKITFIGTSAGTEPMAGKRHSSFAVEYRGAVYWFDTGEACAYHGYLAGIDIMATRAIFITHRHTDHTGGLPMLVWNIRKLNNTSKDPAGRISNKHFRLILPVPHI
- a CDS encoding winged helix-turn-helix transcriptional regulator, producing MIELALKAISDPRRMEILRLLRDEEMAAGDISSNFPDVTRPAISQHLQVLAEARLVTVRREGTKRIYRTRPEGMQEIRAYLESYWSDNLQLLKLEAEADEGRLRKRAKTGE
- a CDS encoding ComF family protein; this encodes MRHRGYNQAELMSKELSKVTGTPVNAALLSRVKNTAPQVSLETDKDRRENIRGAFACNGDARGLRVLLVDDVVTTGSTMSSAAGALKKAGAASVWGLALARRP